A window from Culex pipiens pallens isolate TS chromosome 3, TS_CPP_V2, whole genome shotgun sequence encodes these proteins:
- the LOC120418920 gene encoding dystrobrevin beta isoform X2, whose product MEMEPRVAILQDLKIQSFDTIRFASYRTACKLRYVQKSTNLHLVDIWNVIEAFRENGLNTLEPQNEVSVSRLETLVSSLYHNLNKRLPPTQQVPVDSKASLLLNWLLAAYSGDNSGKIRVFSIKVALAIMCAGKMVDKLRYVFSQISDGAGQLIHWKLGDFLREVLALPAAVFESPTFHYQEALESEIFPVENKITVNDFMAALMSEPGPSCLVWLSLLHRLATVETVVHPTICSVCLRENFTGFRYRCQRCHAYQLCQDCFWQGRVSLNHQNDHEVKEYSSYKSPSKQIGHSLRKSFRCVPEKPNQVLPRFPEQPEKTLNLSHIVPPSPLPSHNGFNDGGGAMIPGMYDRSSTLDSRATGLSLDSNGTSVTRGGGGGGGANSNDEEHRLIARYAARLAQESRTPGGSAPDPVQIGLDSSRAQRELIMQLESKNKEIMREIQKLRRQQEAEQVAPESPALMTELRALRQRKGELEGHLGALQDSRRQLMGQLEGLMRMLKNHQTQSPRSTPNSSPRSGKSPPLPQGPQMPSQSRGPMQQNVPVHLQQSLLQQQQLQQQQQQQMMLNNHQDPGGMGHHQIGWMPNGNNAASASGMAARGGPGGGRNDLHYAADSVSSAMSSLVRELNSDFEELHMANHDWSDKDNAQWQEQFAQWSLNSQNQ is encoded by the exons ATGGAGATGGAGCCGCGGGTGGCGATCCTGCAGGACCTCAAGATCCAGTCGTTCGACACGATCCGGTTCGCGTCGTACCGGACGGCCTGCAAGCTGCGCTACGTCCAAAAGTCCACCAACT TGCACCTGGTGGACATCTGGAACGTGATCGAGGCGTTCCGCGAGAATGGCCTCAACACGCTGGAACCGCAGAACGAGGTCAGCGTGAGCCGGCTCGAGACGCTCGTTTCGTCGCTCTACCACAACCTGAACAAACGTCTTCCCCCCACGCAGCAGGTGCCGGTCGATTCCAAGGCCAGCCTGCTGCTCAACTGGCTGCTGGCGGCCTACTCCGGGGACAACTCGGGCAAGATTCGGGTGTTTTCGATCAAGGTCGCGCTCGCCATCATGTGCGCCGGCAAGATGGTGGACAAACTGCGCT ATGTTTTCTCACAAATTTCGGACGGTGCCGGCCAGCTGATCCACTGGAAGCTCGGAGATTTCCTCCGGGAGGTGCTGGCCCTTCCGGCGGCCGTTTTCGAATCGCCCACATTCCACTACCAGGAAGCGCTCGAGAGTGAAATCTTCCCCGTGGAGAACAAAATCACCGTCAACGACTTCATGGCGGCGCTCATGTCCGAACCCGGCCCGTCCTGTCTCGTGTGGCTGTCCCTGCTGCACCGGTTGGCCACCGTCGAAACCGTGGTCCATCCCACGATCTGTTCCGTCTGTCTGCGGGAAAACTTCACCGGCTTCCGGTACCGGTGCCAGCGATGTCACGCGTACCAACTCTGTCAGGACTGCTTCTGGCAGGGCCGCGTTTCGCTGAACCACCAAAACGACCACGAGGTCAAGGAGTACTCGAGCTACAAGAGCCCCAGCAAGCAGATCGGTCACTCGCTGCGGAAAAGCTTCCGGTGTGTGCCGGAGAAGCCAAATCAGGTGCTGCCGCGGTTTCCCGAGCAGCCGGAGAAAACGCTGAACCTGTCCCACATCGTGCCGCCGTCGCCGCTGCCCTCGCACAACGGGTTCAACGACGGGGGTGGGGCCATGATTCCGGGCATGTACGACCGGAGTAGCACGCTGGATTCGAG GGCAACCGGCCTGTCGCTGGACAGCAACGGAACGTCGGTGACgcggggtggtggtggtggcggtggcgCCAACTCGAACGACGAGGAACACAGACTGATTGCCCGGTACGCGGCGCGACTTGCCCAGGAAAGCCGGACG CCCGGCGGTTCCGCCCCCGACCCGGTCCAGATCGGGCTGGACAGTTCGCGGGCGCAGCGGGAGCTGATCATGCAGCTAGAGTCCAAAAACAAGGAAATCATGCGGGAAATCCAGAAGCTGCGCCGCCAGCAGGAAGCCGAACAGGTCGCGCCCGAAAGTCCCGCCCTGATGACCGAGCTGCGCGCCCTGCGGCAGCGCAAGGGCGAACTCGAGGGCCACCTGGGTGCCCTGCAGGACTCGCGCCGCCAGCTGATGGGCCAGCTCGAGGGTCTGATGCGGATGCTGAAGAATCACCAAACGCAGAGCCCCCGCTCGACGCCCAACTCTAGTCCGCGGTCGGGCAAAAGCCCACCACTACCGCAAG GTCCCCAAATGCCGAGCCAATCGCGCGGACCAATGCAACAGAACGTGCCAGTCCACCTGCAGCAGAGTCTTCTCCAGCAGcaacaactgcagcagcagcagcagcagcaaatgaTGCTCAACAACCACCAGGATCCGGGAGGTATGGGACATCACCAGATCGGATGGATGCCCAACGGGAACA ATGCTGCCAGCGCCAGTGGGATGGCGGCGAGGGGCGGCCCGGGGGGTGGCCGGAACGATTTGCACTACGCCGCCGATTCCGTGTCGTCGGCCATGTCGTCGCTGGTGCGCGAACTAAACTCAG
- the LOC120418920 gene encoding dystrobrevin beta isoform X1 — MEMEPRVAILQDLKIQSFDTIRFASYRTACKLRYVQKSTNLHLVDIWNVIEAFRENGLNTLEPQNEVSVSRLETLVSSLYHNLNKRLPPTQQVPVDSKASLLLNWLLAAYSGDNSGKIRVFSIKVALAIMCAGKMVDKLRYVFSQISDGAGQLIHWKLGDFLREVLALPAAVFESPTFHYQEALESEIFPVENKITVNDFMAALMSEPGPSCLVWLSLLHRLATVETVVHPTICSVCLRENFTGFRYRCQRCHAYQLCQDCFWQGRVSLNHQNDHEVKEYSSYKSPSKQIGHSLRKSFRCVPEKPNQVLPRFPEQPEKTLNLSHIVPPSPLPSHNGFNDGGGAMIPGMYDRSSTLDSRATGLSLDSNGTSVTRGGGGGGGANSNDEEHRLIARYAARLAQESRTPGGSAPDPVQIGLDSSRAQRELIMQLESKNKEIMREIQKLRRQQEAEQVAPESPALMTELRALRQRKGELEGHLGALQDSRRQLMGQLEGLMRMLKNHQTQSPRSTPNSSPRSGKSPPLPQGPQMPSQSRGPMQQNVPVHLQQSLLQQQQLQQQQQQQMMLNNHQDPGGMGHHQIGWMPNGNNAASASGMAARGGPGGGRNDLHYAADSVSSAMSSLVRELNSEGSDEEYGMQHNVRQMLDFEELHMANHDWSDKDNAQWQEQFAQWSLNSQNQ, encoded by the exons ATGGAGATGGAGCCGCGGGTGGCGATCCTGCAGGACCTCAAGATCCAGTCGTTCGACACGATCCGGTTCGCGTCGTACCGGACGGCCTGCAAGCTGCGCTACGTCCAAAAGTCCACCAACT TGCACCTGGTGGACATCTGGAACGTGATCGAGGCGTTCCGCGAGAATGGCCTCAACACGCTGGAACCGCAGAACGAGGTCAGCGTGAGCCGGCTCGAGACGCTCGTTTCGTCGCTCTACCACAACCTGAACAAACGTCTTCCCCCCACGCAGCAGGTGCCGGTCGATTCCAAGGCCAGCCTGCTGCTCAACTGGCTGCTGGCGGCCTACTCCGGGGACAACTCGGGCAAGATTCGGGTGTTTTCGATCAAGGTCGCGCTCGCCATCATGTGCGCCGGCAAGATGGTGGACAAACTGCGCT ATGTTTTCTCACAAATTTCGGACGGTGCCGGCCAGCTGATCCACTGGAAGCTCGGAGATTTCCTCCGGGAGGTGCTGGCCCTTCCGGCGGCCGTTTTCGAATCGCCCACATTCCACTACCAGGAAGCGCTCGAGAGTGAAATCTTCCCCGTGGAGAACAAAATCACCGTCAACGACTTCATGGCGGCGCTCATGTCCGAACCCGGCCCGTCCTGTCTCGTGTGGCTGTCCCTGCTGCACCGGTTGGCCACCGTCGAAACCGTGGTCCATCCCACGATCTGTTCCGTCTGTCTGCGGGAAAACTTCACCGGCTTCCGGTACCGGTGCCAGCGATGTCACGCGTACCAACTCTGTCAGGACTGCTTCTGGCAGGGCCGCGTTTCGCTGAACCACCAAAACGACCACGAGGTCAAGGAGTACTCGAGCTACAAGAGCCCCAGCAAGCAGATCGGTCACTCGCTGCGGAAAAGCTTCCGGTGTGTGCCGGAGAAGCCAAATCAGGTGCTGCCGCGGTTTCCCGAGCAGCCGGAGAAAACGCTGAACCTGTCCCACATCGTGCCGCCGTCGCCGCTGCCCTCGCACAACGGGTTCAACGACGGGGGTGGGGCCATGATTCCGGGCATGTACGACCGGAGTAGCACGCTGGATTCGAG GGCAACCGGCCTGTCGCTGGACAGCAACGGAACGTCGGTGACgcggggtggtggtggtggcggtggcgCCAACTCGAACGACGAGGAACACAGACTGATTGCCCGGTACGCGGCGCGACTTGCCCAGGAAAGCCGGACG CCCGGCGGTTCCGCCCCCGACCCGGTCCAGATCGGGCTGGACAGTTCGCGGGCGCAGCGGGAGCTGATCATGCAGCTAGAGTCCAAAAACAAGGAAATCATGCGGGAAATCCAGAAGCTGCGCCGCCAGCAGGAAGCCGAACAGGTCGCGCCCGAAAGTCCCGCCCTGATGACCGAGCTGCGCGCCCTGCGGCAGCGCAAGGGCGAACTCGAGGGCCACCTGGGTGCCCTGCAGGACTCGCGCCGCCAGCTGATGGGCCAGCTCGAGGGTCTGATGCGGATGCTGAAGAATCACCAAACGCAGAGCCCCCGCTCGACGCCCAACTCTAGTCCGCGGTCGGGCAAAAGCCCACCACTACCGCAAG GTCCCCAAATGCCGAGCCAATCGCGCGGACCAATGCAACAGAACGTGCCAGTCCACCTGCAGCAGAGTCTTCTCCAGCAGcaacaactgcagcagcagcagcagcagcaaatgaTGCTCAACAACCACCAGGATCCGGGAGGTATGGGACATCACCAGATCGGATGGATGCCCAACGGGAACA ATGCTGCCAGCGCCAGTGGGATGGCGGCGAGGGGCGGCCCGGGGGGTGGCCGGAACGATTTGCACTACGCCGCCGATTCCGTGTCGTCGGCCATGTCGTCGCTGGTGCGCGAACTAAACTCAG
- the LOC120418920 gene encoding dystrobrevin beta isoform X3, with translation MEMEPRVAILQDLKIQSFDTIRFASYRTACKLRYVQKSTNLHLVDIWNVIEAFRENGLNTLEPQNEVSVSRLETLVSSLYHNLNKRLPPTQQVPVDSKASLLLNWLLAAYSGDNSGKIRVFSIKVALAIMCAGKMVDKLRYVFSQISDGAGQLIHWKLGDFLREVLALPAAVFESPTFHYQEALESEIFPVENKITVNDFMAALMSEPGPSCLVWLSLLHRLATVETVVHPTICSVCLRENFTGFRYRCQRCHAYQLCQDCFWQGRVSLNHQNDHEVKEYSSYKSPSKQIGHSLRKSFRCVPEKPNQVLPRFPEQPEKTLNLSHIVPPSPLPSHNGFNDGGGAMIPGMYDRSSTLDSRATGLSLDSNGTSVTRGGGGGGGANSNDEEHRLIARYAARLAQESRTPGGSAPDPVQIGLDSSRAQRELIMQLESKNKEIMREIQKLRRQQEAEQVAPESPALMTELRALRQRKGELEGHLGALQDSRRQLMGQLEGLMRMLKNHQTQSPRSTPNSSPRSGKSPPLPQGPQMPSQSRGPMQQNVPVHLQQSLLQQQQLQQQQQQQMMLNNHQDPGGMGHHQIGWMPNGNKGSDEEYGMQHNVRQMLDFEELHMANHDWSDKDNAQWQEQFAQWSLNSQNQ, from the exons ATGGAGATGGAGCCGCGGGTGGCGATCCTGCAGGACCTCAAGATCCAGTCGTTCGACACGATCCGGTTCGCGTCGTACCGGACGGCCTGCAAGCTGCGCTACGTCCAAAAGTCCACCAACT TGCACCTGGTGGACATCTGGAACGTGATCGAGGCGTTCCGCGAGAATGGCCTCAACACGCTGGAACCGCAGAACGAGGTCAGCGTGAGCCGGCTCGAGACGCTCGTTTCGTCGCTCTACCACAACCTGAACAAACGTCTTCCCCCCACGCAGCAGGTGCCGGTCGATTCCAAGGCCAGCCTGCTGCTCAACTGGCTGCTGGCGGCCTACTCCGGGGACAACTCGGGCAAGATTCGGGTGTTTTCGATCAAGGTCGCGCTCGCCATCATGTGCGCCGGCAAGATGGTGGACAAACTGCGCT ATGTTTTCTCACAAATTTCGGACGGTGCCGGCCAGCTGATCCACTGGAAGCTCGGAGATTTCCTCCGGGAGGTGCTGGCCCTTCCGGCGGCCGTTTTCGAATCGCCCACATTCCACTACCAGGAAGCGCTCGAGAGTGAAATCTTCCCCGTGGAGAACAAAATCACCGTCAACGACTTCATGGCGGCGCTCATGTCCGAACCCGGCCCGTCCTGTCTCGTGTGGCTGTCCCTGCTGCACCGGTTGGCCACCGTCGAAACCGTGGTCCATCCCACGATCTGTTCCGTCTGTCTGCGGGAAAACTTCACCGGCTTCCGGTACCGGTGCCAGCGATGTCACGCGTACCAACTCTGTCAGGACTGCTTCTGGCAGGGCCGCGTTTCGCTGAACCACCAAAACGACCACGAGGTCAAGGAGTACTCGAGCTACAAGAGCCCCAGCAAGCAGATCGGTCACTCGCTGCGGAAAAGCTTCCGGTGTGTGCCGGAGAAGCCAAATCAGGTGCTGCCGCGGTTTCCCGAGCAGCCGGAGAAAACGCTGAACCTGTCCCACATCGTGCCGCCGTCGCCGCTGCCCTCGCACAACGGGTTCAACGACGGGGGTGGGGCCATGATTCCGGGCATGTACGACCGGAGTAGCACGCTGGATTCGAG GGCAACCGGCCTGTCGCTGGACAGCAACGGAACGTCGGTGACgcggggtggtggtggtggcggtggcgCCAACTCGAACGACGAGGAACACAGACTGATTGCCCGGTACGCGGCGCGACTTGCCCAGGAAAGCCGGACG CCCGGCGGTTCCGCCCCCGACCCGGTCCAGATCGGGCTGGACAGTTCGCGGGCGCAGCGGGAGCTGATCATGCAGCTAGAGTCCAAAAACAAGGAAATCATGCGGGAAATCCAGAAGCTGCGCCGCCAGCAGGAAGCCGAACAGGTCGCGCCCGAAAGTCCCGCCCTGATGACCGAGCTGCGCGCCCTGCGGCAGCGCAAGGGCGAACTCGAGGGCCACCTGGGTGCCCTGCAGGACTCGCGCCGCCAGCTGATGGGCCAGCTCGAGGGTCTGATGCGGATGCTGAAGAATCACCAAACGCAGAGCCCCCGCTCGACGCCCAACTCTAGTCCGCGGTCGGGCAAAAGCCCACCACTACCGCAAG GTCCCCAAATGCCGAGCCAATCGCGCGGACCAATGCAACAGAACGTGCCAGTCCACCTGCAGCAGAGTCTTCTCCAGCAGcaacaactgcagcagcagcagcagcagcaaatgaTGCTCAACAACCACCAGGATCCGGGAGGTATGGGACATCACCAGATCGGATGGATGCCCAACGGGAACA
- the LOC120418920 gene encoding dystrobrevin beta isoform X5 produces MEMEPRVAILQDLKIQSFDTIRFASYRTACKLRYVQKSTNLHLVDIWNVIEAFRENGLNTLEPQNEVSVSRLETLVSSLYHNLNKRLPPTQQVPVDSKASLLLNWLLAAYSGDNSGKIRVFSIKVALAIMCAGKMVDKLRYVFSQISDGAGQLIHWKLGDFLREVLALPAAVFESPTFHYQEALESEIFPVENKITVNDFMAALMSEPGPSCLVWLSLLHRLATVETVVHPTICSVCLRENFTGFRYRCQRCHAYQLCQDCFWQGRVSLNHQNDHEVKEYSSYKSPSKQIGHSLRKSFRCVPEKPNQVLPRFPEQPEKTLNLSHIVPPSPLPSHNGFNDGGGAMIPGMYDRSSTLDSRATGLSLDSNGTSVTRGGGGGGGANSNDEEHRLIARYAARLAQESRTPGGSAPDPVQIGLDSSRAQRELIMQLESKNKEIMREIQKLRRQQEAEQVAPESPALMTELRALRQRKGELEGHLGALQDSRRQLMGQLEGLMRMLKNHQTQSPRSTPNSSPRSGKSPPLPQGPQMPSQSRGPMQQNVPVHLQQSLLQQQQLQQQQQQQMMLNNHQDPGGMGHHQIGWMPNGNSTSPPAESAFLKERRV; encoded by the exons ATGGAGATGGAGCCGCGGGTGGCGATCCTGCAGGACCTCAAGATCCAGTCGTTCGACACGATCCGGTTCGCGTCGTACCGGACGGCCTGCAAGCTGCGCTACGTCCAAAAGTCCACCAACT TGCACCTGGTGGACATCTGGAACGTGATCGAGGCGTTCCGCGAGAATGGCCTCAACACGCTGGAACCGCAGAACGAGGTCAGCGTGAGCCGGCTCGAGACGCTCGTTTCGTCGCTCTACCACAACCTGAACAAACGTCTTCCCCCCACGCAGCAGGTGCCGGTCGATTCCAAGGCCAGCCTGCTGCTCAACTGGCTGCTGGCGGCCTACTCCGGGGACAACTCGGGCAAGATTCGGGTGTTTTCGATCAAGGTCGCGCTCGCCATCATGTGCGCCGGCAAGATGGTGGACAAACTGCGCT ATGTTTTCTCACAAATTTCGGACGGTGCCGGCCAGCTGATCCACTGGAAGCTCGGAGATTTCCTCCGGGAGGTGCTGGCCCTTCCGGCGGCCGTTTTCGAATCGCCCACATTCCACTACCAGGAAGCGCTCGAGAGTGAAATCTTCCCCGTGGAGAACAAAATCACCGTCAACGACTTCATGGCGGCGCTCATGTCCGAACCCGGCCCGTCCTGTCTCGTGTGGCTGTCCCTGCTGCACCGGTTGGCCACCGTCGAAACCGTGGTCCATCCCACGATCTGTTCCGTCTGTCTGCGGGAAAACTTCACCGGCTTCCGGTACCGGTGCCAGCGATGTCACGCGTACCAACTCTGTCAGGACTGCTTCTGGCAGGGCCGCGTTTCGCTGAACCACCAAAACGACCACGAGGTCAAGGAGTACTCGAGCTACAAGAGCCCCAGCAAGCAGATCGGTCACTCGCTGCGGAAAAGCTTCCGGTGTGTGCCGGAGAAGCCAAATCAGGTGCTGCCGCGGTTTCCCGAGCAGCCGGAGAAAACGCTGAACCTGTCCCACATCGTGCCGCCGTCGCCGCTGCCCTCGCACAACGGGTTCAACGACGGGGGTGGGGCCATGATTCCGGGCATGTACGACCGGAGTAGCACGCTGGATTCGAG GGCAACCGGCCTGTCGCTGGACAGCAACGGAACGTCGGTGACgcggggtggtggtggtggcggtggcgCCAACTCGAACGACGAGGAACACAGACTGATTGCCCGGTACGCGGCGCGACTTGCCCAGGAAAGCCGGACG CCCGGCGGTTCCGCCCCCGACCCGGTCCAGATCGGGCTGGACAGTTCGCGGGCGCAGCGGGAGCTGATCATGCAGCTAGAGTCCAAAAACAAGGAAATCATGCGGGAAATCCAGAAGCTGCGCCGCCAGCAGGAAGCCGAACAGGTCGCGCCCGAAAGTCCCGCCCTGATGACCGAGCTGCGCGCCCTGCGGCAGCGCAAGGGCGAACTCGAGGGCCACCTGGGTGCCCTGCAGGACTCGCGCCGCCAGCTGATGGGCCAGCTCGAGGGTCTGATGCGGATGCTGAAGAATCACCAAACGCAGAGCCCCCGCTCGACGCCCAACTCTAGTCCGCGGTCGGGCAAAAGCCCACCACTACCGCAAG GTCCCCAAATGCCGAGCCAATCGCGCGGACCAATGCAACAGAACGTGCCAGTCCACCTGCAGCAGAGTCTTCTCCAGCAGcaacaactgcagcagcagcagcagcagcaaatgaTGCTCAACAACCACCAGGATCCGGGAGGTATGGGACATCACCAGATCGGATGGATGCCCAACGGGAACA
- the LOC120418920 gene encoding dystrobrevin beta isoform X4, whose protein sequence is MEMEPRVAILQDLKIQSFDTIRFASYRTACKLRYVQKSTNLHLVDIWNVIEAFRENGLNTLEPQNEVSVSRLETLVSSLYHNLNKRLPPTQQVPVDSKASLLLNWLLAAYSGDNSGKIRVFSIKVALAIMCAGKMVDKLRYVFSQISDGAGQLIHWKLGDFLREVLALPAAVFESPTFHYQEALESEIFPVENKITVNDFMAALMSEPGPSCLVWLSLLHRLATVETVVHPTICSVCLRENFTGFRYRCQRCHAYQLCQDCFWQGRVSLNHQNDHEVKEYSSYKSPSKQIGHSLRKSFRCVPEKPNQVLPRFPEQPEKTLNLSHIVPPSPLPSHNGFNDGGGAMIPGMYDRSSTLDSRATGLSLDSNGTSVTRGGGGGGGANSNDEEHRLIARYAARLAQESRTPGGSAPDPVQIGLDSSRAQRELIMQLESKNKEIMREIQKLRRQQEAEQVAPESPALMTELRALRQRKGELEGHLGALQDSRRQLMGQLEGLMRMLKNHQTQSPRSTPNSSPRSGKSPPLPQGPQMPSQSRGPMQQNVPVHLQQSLLQQQQLQQQQQQQMMLNNHQDPGGMGHHQIGWMPNGNNFEELHMANHDWSDKDNAQWQEQFAQWSLNSQNQ, encoded by the exons ATGGAGATGGAGCCGCGGGTGGCGATCCTGCAGGACCTCAAGATCCAGTCGTTCGACACGATCCGGTTCGCGTCGTACCGGACGGCCTGCAAGCTGCGCTACGTCCAAAAGTCCACCAACT TGCACCTGGTGGACATCTGGAACGTGATCGAGGCGTTCCGCGAGAATGGCCTCAACACGCTGGAACCGCAGAACGAGGTCAGCGTGAGCCGGCTCGAGACGCTCGTTTCGTCGCTCTACCACAACCTGAACAAACGTCTTCCCCCCACGCAGCAGGTGCCGGTCGATTCCAAGGCCAGCCTGCTGCTCAACTGGCTGCTGGCGGCCTACTCCGGGGACAACTCGGGCAAGATTCGGGTGTTTTCGATCAAGGTCGCGCTCGCCATCATGTGCGCCGGCAAGATGGTGGACAAACTGCGCT ATGTTTTCTCACAAATTTCGGACGGTGCCGGCCAGCTGATCCACTGGAAGCTCGGAGATTTCCTCCGGGAGGTGCTGGCCCTTCCGGCGGCCGTTTTCGAATCGCCCACATTCCACTACCAGGAAGCGCTCGAGAGTGAAATCTTCCCCGTGGAGAACAAAATCACCGTCAACGACTTCATGGCGGCGCTCATGTCCGAACCCGGCCCGTCCTGTCTCGTGTGGCTGTCCCTGCTGCACCGGTTGGCCACCGTCGAAACCGTGGTCCATCCCACGATCTGTTCCGTCTGTCTGCGGGAAAACTTCACCGGCTTCCGGTACCGGTGCCAGCGATGTCACGCGTACCAACTCTGTCAGGACTGCTTCTGGCAGGGCCGCGTTTCGCTGAACCACCAAAACGACCACGAGGTCAAGGAGTACTCGAGCTACAAGAGCCCCAGCAAGCAGATCGGTCACTCGCTGCGGAAAAGCTTCCGGTGTGTGCCGGAGAAGCCAAATCAGGTGCTGCCGCGGTTTCCCGAGCAGCCGGAGAAAACGCTGAACCTGTCCCACATCGTGCCGCCGTCGCCGCTGCCCTCGCACAACGGGTTCAACGACGGGGGTGGGGCCATGATTCCGGGCATGTACGACCGGAGTAGCACGCTGGATTCGAG GGCAACCGGCCTGTCGCTGGACAGCAACGGAACGTCGGTGACgcggggtggtggtggtggcggtggcgCCAACTCGAACGACGAGGAACACAGACTGATTGCCCGGTACGCGGCGCGACTTGCCCAGGAAAGCCGGACG CCCGGCGGTTCCGCCCCCGACCCGGTCCAGATCGGGCTGGACAGTTCGCGGGCGCAGCGGGAGCTGATCATGCAGCTAGAGTCCAAAAACAAGGAAATCATGCGGGAAATCCAGAAGCTGCGCCGCCAGCAGGAAGCCGAACAGGTCGCGCCCGAAAGTCCCGCCCTGATGACCGAGCTGCGCGCCCTGCGGCAGCGCAAGGGCGAACTCGAGGGCCACCTGGGTGCCCTGCAGGACTCGCGCCGCCAGCTGATGGGCCAGCTCGAGGGTCTGATGCGGATGCTGAAGAATCACCAAACGCAGAGCCCCCGCTCGACGCCCAACTCTAGTCCGCGGTCGGGCAAAAGCCCACCACTACCGCAAG GTCCCCAAATGCCGAGCCAATCGCGCGGACCAATGCAACAGAACGTGCCAGTCCACCTGCAGCAGAGTCTTCTCCAGCAGcaacaactgcagcagcagcagcagcagcaaatgaTGCTCAACAACCACCAGGATCCGGGAGGTATGGGACATCACCAGATCGGATGGATGCCCAACGGGAACA